CGTCGCGCCGAGTGGAGAGAGATCAAGATGATCTTCATTACCGCGAAGTTCCGGATTCTGCCCGAGTACGCCGACCAGTGGATCGAGATCGCCGGTGACTTCACCCGGGCGACCCGCGCGGAAGAGGGTTGTCTCTGGTTCGACTGGTCCCGCAGCGTCGACGACCCGACCGAGTACGTCCTGGTCGAGGCGTTCCGCGACGGCGACGCGGGGGCGGCGCACGTCCAGTCCGAGCACTTCCGGCAGGCCCAGCGGGAGCTCCCCTCGCACCTCGCCGAGACGCCCCGGATCGTCAACACCACGATTCCGCAGGACGACTGGTCGCTGCTCGGCGAGATGGCCGTACCCGAGCGCCACTGATCCCGGTTATGGCCGGGGGAGACGCCCGTGTGGACTGACGGATTGGTCCTCGACTACCAGGACCGAAGCCCCGAGATCGACCCGGCGGCGTGGGTGGCGCCGGGCTCTGCGGTGATCGGCTCGGTTCGGCTGGCGGCCGGGTCGAGCGTCTGGTACGGCTCCGTGCTGCGCGGCGACACCGAGCAGATCACCATCGGAGCGGGCAGCAACATCCAGGACGGTTGTGTGGTGCACGCCGATCCGGGTTTCCCCACCACCGTCGGGTCCGGCGTGTCGGTCGGGCACCGGGCGGTCCTGCACGGCTGTACGGTCGAGGACGGTGCGCTGGTCGGGATGGGTTCGGTGGTCCTCAACGGGGCGCGGATCGGGGCTGGTTCGCTGGTCGCCGCCGGGGCGGTGGTGCTGGCCGGGACGGTGGTGCCACCCGGTTCGCTGGTCGCCGGGGTGCCGGGTCGGGTCCGGCGGGAGCTGACCGAGCCGGAGCGCGCCGATCTGGGTCGTACGGCGCGGCAGTACGTCGAACGCAGTCGCGCGCACGCCGAGTCGGCCCGGCCGAGCGGGCAGGGCCTCAACCGGGACTGACCAGCCGGGCGTGGATGCCATTGCCGGCCCGGGGTTCGACCAGGCGGGTGGCGAGCCAGGCGGCGCCGGCCGCCCCGTCACCGGCGATGACGCCCGGTTGCCCGAGCCGGTCGGCCAACTGACGTTGCACGTTCTCCCGGATCTCCGGCACCCCGCCGAGTACGCCACCGGCGAGCACCACCGGTCCGGGTGCCGGGTGCAGGGAGACCAGGGTGTCGGCGAGCCGGTGCGCCGCGGTGCGGAGGATGTGGCGGGCGTCCGGGTCGCCGTCGCGGGCGGTGCGGGCCACCGCCGGTGCGATCGCCGCGACCCGGTCCCGGCTCAGCTGGTAGATCCGGGTGACGAAGGTGTCCGGTTCGGTCGTGCCGACCTGGGCGCAGACGGCGCCGCCCAGTGAGCCGTCCCGGGGTGGCGTGCCCCGGTAGAGCGCCCGGGCGGTCGCCTTGACGGCGGCCAGGCCGAGCCAGTATCCGGAGCCCTCGTCCCCCAGTAACCAGCCCAGACCGTCCGCGATCCGGATGATGTTCCCTTCGTGCAGCACCGCGGCGACCGCTCCGGTGCCGGCGATGAGCACGGTCCCGGTGTTGGCCGGGGTGCCGGCCGCGAATGCGACGAGCGCGTCGCCGACCGGCCGGACCGGGCAGCTCAGCCCGAGGCGGGACCAGTGGCCGGCGTAGACCGCGCCGACCGACGGATCGGCAAGTCGTGACACCCCGGCGAGTCCGACCACGCCACCGACGACCCGGGACGGGTCGTGTCCGGTGAGCGCGGATCCGATCGCCGCGCCGAGGGCGGCGGCCGCCTCGACCGGGTCGACCGCGACCGGGTTACCGGCGTCGGACCGGCCCCGCCCCACGATCCGGCCGTCCAGGGTGGCGACGACGGCGCGGGTCGTCGTACCCCCGGCGTCGGCACCGAGGACGAGGGGAGTGGTCACCCTGCCGATGGTGCGGGCTGGTCGGCCCGGTCCACAAGGGTACGGATCGAAAAAGTTAAAGCTATTGACTCGATGGCCAATGTGGTCATAGTTTTTCTCACCAACACGCAGCGGTGAAAGGAATGTTGATGGAGGAGAGCGGACTGCTGGGCCGGGTGCGCACCGAGTTGAGCGCGCTGCCGGTCGCCCTGCAGCGGGTCGCCGAGCAGATCCTGATCGCCCCGGAGGAGGCCGCCCGGGCGACCATCATCGACCTGGCCGAACGCGCCGGCACCTCCACCGCCACGGTGACCCGGTTCTGCCGGGTCTTCGGCTACCGGGGCTACGCCCAGCTGCGCGTCGCCATCGCCACCGAGACCGGTCGCGCCGCACAGGCGCGTTGGGACACCGACATCGACCGCGAGATCGGACCCGACGACCCCCTGGACCACCTCCTCGAAGTGGTCGCCAACGCCGACGCGCGGGCGATCCAGGACACCGCCGGTCGGGTCGACCTCGCCGCCGTCGACCGGGTCGCCGCCGCCGTCGCCCAGGCCCAGCGGGTCGACCTCTTCGGCTTCGGCAGCTCCGGCAACGCGGCCCGGGAGATGGCCTTCCGGCTGGAGCGCATCCGGATCCCGGTGTGGCACCGTGCCGACGCCCACAGCGCCCTGACCAACGCCGCCCTGCTCGGGCCGGGCGACGTCGCGATCGGACTGTCGCACAGCGGGCGTACCCGCGAGGTCATCGAGGTGCTCGCCGAGGCCGCCGACCACGGCGCGCTCACCGTCGCCGTCACCTCCTTCCCCCGCTCGCCACTGGCCGAGGTCGCCGACGTGGTCATGACGACCGCCGTCCAGGAGACGACGTTCCGGCTGGCCGCGCTCTCCGCCCTGCACTCCCAGTTGCTGGTGCTGGACCTGATCTACGTCGCGGTGGCGCAACGGACGTACCAGCGCACCACCGAGGCGTTCGAGGTCACGGCGCGCGCCGTCGACGCGCACCGGCTGCCGGACGAGTCGCACCGGGCGGTTCGTCGCCGGGTAAAAACCACGGAGGGGTCATGACCACCACCACCATCAGCGCACCGGCCTACCTCACCGCCGTCACCACGGCGATCGGGCGGGTCACCGAGAGCCAGTCCGACGGCGTACGGGCCGCGGCAACGCTGATCACCACGGCACTCGACCACGGCGGCGTGGTGCAGGCGTTCGGCTGCGGACACTCCGAGGCGCTCTCGATGGAGATCGCCGGCCGGGCCGGGGGACTCGTCCCCACCAACAAGATCGCGCTACGGGACCTCGTCCTCTACGGCGGCGCCGACCGGTCCGTACTCGACGACCCGCTGCTCGAACGGGATCCGGCGGTGGCCCACCGGCTCTACGAACTGGCGCCGGTGAAGCCCGACGACGTCTTCGTCCTGACCTCCAACTCCGGCGTCAACGGCGTGATCGTCGAGTTCGCCCTGCTGGTCAAGGAACGCGGCCACCGCCTGATCGGGATCACCTCACTCGACCACACCGCCCGGGTGGAGTCCCGCCATCCGTCCGGGCGACGACTGGCCGACATCGCCGACGTGGTGCTCGACAACGGCGCACCGTACGGCGACGCCGCCCTGCCCATCCCCGGCGGCGGTGCCGTCGGGGCGATCTCGTCGATCACCGGTGCCCTGCTGGCCCAGCAGATCGTCACCGAGGTCGTCGCACACCTGCTCGCCGCCGGACAGACCCCGCCGATCTACCTGTCGGCGAACGTGCCCGGCGGCGACACCCACAACAACGAACTAGAGGCGCGGTACGCCGGGCGTATCCGACGCACCGCCTAACAGAAGGCGAGGCCGCCGACCATGGACCCCTCTTCCACCCCGGTCGTACGCCGTACCAGTCGGCGACGCCTGTTGCAGGCCGCAGGTGTCGGCCTGGCCGCCCCCGCGCTCACCGGCTGCGTCACCAGCGGCGGCAACGACGACGACGCCGCCGTCGCCAAGGGCCGGACCAGCGCCGAGAACCCGCTCGGCGTACCGGAGAAGACCCCGCTCGAGGTGGTCATCTTCAAGGGCGGGTACGGCGACGCGTACGCGACCAACGCCGAGGCGCTCTACCAGCAGCGTCACCCCGGCGCGACGATCGACCACAAGGGCATCCAGAAGGTCGGCGAGGCGCTGCAACCCCGGTTCGTCGCCGACACCCCGCCGGACGTGGTCGACAACACCGGTGCCGGTCGGCTCGACCTCGCCACCCTGGTCGGCGCGGGCAAGCTGACCGACCTGGCAGAGCTGCTCGACGCCCCCTCGATCGACGACCCGGCCCGGAAGCTGCGCGACACGCTGCTGCCCGGGGTGGTGGAGGACGGCACGCTCGACGGGAAGGTGTACTCGCTCAACTTCACGTACACCGCCTGGGGTCTCTGGTATTCCAAGCCGCTCTTCGACCGGCACGGCTGGAGCTACCCGACCACCTGGGAGGCGATGCTCGCGCTCTGCGCCGAGATCAAGAAGGCCGGCATCGCGCCCTGGACGTACCAGGGCAAGTACCCGGAGTACCTCAACGACCCACTGCTGGCCATGGCCGCCAAGGCGGGGGGTCAGGACCTGGTCAGGGCGGTCGACAACCTGCAACCCGGCGCCTGGAAGCAGCAACCGCTGCTCGACGCGGCCGGCGCCGTCGCCGAACTCGCCGGACGGGGTTACCTGCTCTCCGGGTCGGAGGCGCTCTCGCACACCGAGTCGCAGGCCGCCTGGTCCCAGGGCAAGGCCGCGTTCATCCCGTGCGGGTCCTGGCTGGAGGCCGAGCAGAAGGGGATCACCCCGGACGGCTTCGACATGGTGATGGGTGCGGTGCCCGCACTCGGCGCGGGCGACAAACTACCCTTCGGCGCGCTGCTCGCGGCGAGCAGTGAATCGTTCCTGGTGCCGGCGAAGGCGAAGAACCCACGCGGCGGGTTGGAGTTCCTGCGGATCCTCTTCTCCCAACCGGCGGCCCGCAAGTTCGCCGAACTCAACAGCACGCTGCCCAGCGTCGCCGGGGCCACCGACGGGCTGACCGTGAGCACCGGGCTCGGGTCGGTCCGCGGGGCCGTGGCGGCGGCGGGGACGAACACCTTCACGTACCGGTTCCGTACCTGGTACGCCCCGCTGGCCAAGGCGGTCGACGACGCCACCGGGGAACTGGCGACCCGACGGATCAGCCCGGCGCAGTGGGCCGACCGGATCCAGCAGGCGGCCGACGCGATCGCCAAGGACACCACCGTCACCAAGTACCGCCGGTAGCCACCGATGGCGGCCATGCGGCACGGCAAATACCGGTTCCTGGCCGGCGCGATCCTGCCAGGGCTGCTGCTGTACGCGGTCTTCGTGCTCTCCCCGTACGCGCAGGCGTTCTACCTCTCGCTCACCGACTGGACCGGAGTGTCGGGCCAGGTGACCTTCGTCGGGCTGGAGAACTACCAGCGGCTGCTCGACGACCGGTCGTTTCTGGCGGCGCTGCGCAACAACGGGCTGATGCTGCTGGTCGTACCGTTGGCCACCATCGCCCTCGGGCTGCTGCTCGCCGCGCTGGTCAACTTCGGCGGTCGCCGGGGCAGCACCATGCTGGCCGGAATCAGGGGCGCCGAGTTCTACAAGATCGCCTATTTCTTCCCGCAGCTGCTCTCGCTGCCGATCATCGCCATGCTCTGGCAGTTCGTCTACCACCCCAACGAGGGACTGCTCAACGGCTTCCTCCGCGCGGTCGGCCTGGACGCGCTGGCCCGCGCCTGGCTCGGCGAACCCGGACTGGCGCTCTGGGCGGTGATGGCCGTCCTGGTCTGGTCGTCGGTCGGGTTCTACATGGTGCTCTTCTCCGCCGCCATGGAGTCGATCCCGCGTGACGTGCTGGAGGCCGCCGTGCTCGACGGCGCCGGCCGGCTCGCCACCCTGCGCCGGGTGATCGTGCCGCTGCTCTGGGACAACGTCCAGGTCGCCTTCGTCTACCTGGGCGTACTCGCGCTCGACGGGTTCGCCATCGTGCAGATCATGACGGTGGGACCGGGCGGCCCGGACGGCGCCACCGAGGTCATCGGGCTCGGCCTCTACCGGAGCGCGTTCACGTACGGCAAGTTCGGCTACGCCGCGGCGATGGGCGTGGCGCTCTTCTTCCTCACCCTGGCCTTCGCCGCGATCGCACTGCGGGCCAGCCGACGGGAACGGGTGGAGCTGTCATGACCGCTCTCGTCGACCGGCCGGCGCGTCCGGCCACCGGCCCCCCACCGAGTGGCCCGGTGGCCCGCCCGGGACGGGTCACGGACCGGGCCGCCCACCTCTTCCTCGTCGGCTGGGCGGTGCTGGTCACCGTACCGCTGCTCTGGGCGGTGCTCAGCTCGCTCAAGACCGACCGGGAGATTCTGACCAGCCCGTGGACCCTGCCGGCGCAACCGCAGTTCGACAACTGGTCCCGGGCCTGGACCCAGGCCTCCATCGGCACCTACTTCGTCAACAGCGCGATCGTGGTCGGCTGCGCGCTCGTGCTGACCATGCTGCTCGGCTCCCTGGTGGCGTACGCGCTGGCCCGGTACACCTTCTCCGGCAACCGGCTGCTCTACTACCTCTTCGTCGCCGGCATTCTCTTCCCGGTCTTCCTCGCCCTGGTCCCGCTCTTCTTCGTGGTCAAGCAACTCGGGCTGATCGGCACCTATCCGGGGCTGATCCTGGTCTACAGCGCGTACGCGCTGCCGTTCACCGTCTTCTTCCTGCACTCGTTCTTCCGGACGCTGCCCACGGCGATCGCCGAGGCCGCCTTCCTGGACGGCTGCTCGCACGCGGGGGTGTTCTTCCGGGTGATGCTGCCGTTGGCCCGGCCGGGGCTGGTCAGCATCGCGATCTTCAACTTCCTCGGGCTGTGGAACCAGTACCTGCTGCCCCTCGTCCTCAATCCCGACCCGGACCGGTACGTGCTCGCCCAGGGGCTCGCCGCGCTCTCGGTCAGCCAGGGCTACCGCAGCGACTGGAGCGGCCTGTTCGCCGGGCTCACCATCGCGATGCTGCCGGTCCTCGCCGCCTACGTGCTCTTCCAACGCCAGATCCGCTCCGGCCTCACCGCCGGCGCGGTGAAGTGACACCCGCTCCGGCTCTCCCACCCGGCACCCCACGGCCGACCACCGTAGTCCGGCCGTACCCCTTTCCTGTTCCCCCGTGAGGAGACCCCGTGTCCACGAAACCCACCGCGAGAAGTCTCGCGGCCGGTGCGGCGGCCGTACTGGCCGCCGGAACCCTCGCCGGCCTCACCGCGACCGCCTCCGCCGGCACCGCACCGTCGGACGCCCCCGCCATCGCCGCGAACTGCGGTGTGCTCTTCGACGACTTCGCCTACTCGTCGTCGTCCGACCCGGCCATCGCCGCCCGCAACTGGACCGTACGCACCAACTCCGGTGGACCGGGCGTACCCGGTGCGGCCTGGCCGGCGGCGAACGTCAGCTTCCCCACCGACGCCGGACAGAAGGTCCTCCAGCTCACCGCGAAGACCGACGGCACCGCCGGCGGCACCAGCCACTCCGAGTTCTTCCACCAGCGCAAATTCTTCGAGGGGACCTACGCCAGCCGGGTCCGGTTCGCCGACACCCCGTCATCGGGACCGGACGGGGACCACCTGGTCGAGACCTTCTTCACCATCACACCGCTGGACCGACCGCTCGACCCGAACTATGGCGAGATCGACTTCGAGTACCTGCCGAACGGCGGCTGGGGCGAACAGGGGCCGATCTTCTACCAGACCACCTGGGAGACGTACCAGAACGAGCCGTGGCAGGCCGACAACACCCACACCGCGCAACGGACCAGCTTCAACGGCTGGCATGACCTGGTCTTCACGGTCTCCGACGGGCGGGTGAAGTACTACGTGGACGGTGTGCAGGTGGCCGACCACGGGGACCGGTACTACCCGGAAACCCCAATGTCGATCAACTTCAACCTGTGGTTCATCGACCTCACCGGGCGGACCGGCACCGGGCTGGCCACGTACGTCCAGCAGGTCGACTACCTCTACTACGCCGACCGGGAGGTGATCACCACCGCCGAGGCGAAGAGCCGGGTCACCGCGTACCGGTCGGCGGGCACCAACCACGTCGACACGGTCGGCACCGGTGGCACCTGCCCGACGACACCGCCCACCTCGACGCCGACCACCCGCCCTCCGACGACGCCCCCGACCACCCGGCCGCCGACCACGCCGCCGACCACCGCGCCACCGGCCAACTGCGCCGCCGCGCCGGCCTGGGACTGGGGCACCGTCTACCTGGAGGGCGCCCGGGTCAAGCACAACGGTCGGCTCTGGCAGGCCAACTGGTGGACCCAGGGCTCCGAGCCGGGCCTGACCGCCCAGTGGCGTGACCTCGGGCGCTGCTGAACACGGTCACGCGGAAGCGACGGCACCTCCGCGACATGCACAACGAGGCGGGCTCCTCCGCCGGCCGGACCGTACGGCATCTCGCCGTGTCGGCACCGGTCGGCGGGGGAGCCGCTCCTAGCGTCCGCTGCCGAAGGTGTCGCAGGCGGTCGGGTCGCCCGTGTCGTAGCCGCGCTTGAACCACTCCTGGCGCTGTGCCGAGGTGCCGTGGGTGAACGCGGACTCGTCGATCTGTCCACCGGAACGCTGCTGGATGGCGTCGTCCCCGATCGCCGCCGCCGTGTCCAGGCCCTGCTGGATGTCCTCGTCGGTGATGCTGGTGAAGATCTTCTCGCCGCGCGCGTCGGCGGTGCCGGTGGCGTTCTTCGCCCACGCGCCGGCGAAGCAGTCGGCCTGCAGTTCGAGTGCGACCGAGAGTTGGTTGGCCTGGCCCGGGTCGCGGGCCTGCCGCTGGCGCAACTGTGCCTCGGTGCCGAGCAGGTCCTGCACGTGGTGGCCGTACTCGTGGGCGAGCACGTACGGCTGGGCGAACTCGCCCGGGGCACCGAGCTGGTCGGCGAGCTGCTGGTAGAAGGTCAGATCGATGTAGACCTGGTCGTCGGCCGGGCAGTAGAACGGGCCGACACCGGAGTCCGCTGCGCCGCAGCCGGTGTTCACCGCCTGCTCGAAGAAGACGGTGTCCGACTCGGTGTACGTCTTGCCGAAGGACTCCGGCAGGGCCCGCTGCCACCAGTTCTGGATCGAGTTGACGTACAGGGTGTTGCGGCAGTCGAGCTTGCGCAGCGCGTCGTCGGCCGCGCACTGCTGCTGGATCGCGGTGTTGTCACCCTGCTCGTCGCCGTTGTTGGTGAGGGCGTTGAGCCCGAAACCGCCACCGACCAGCGCGACGAGGACGGTCACGATGACGCCGACCAGGCCACCGCCGCCGCCGAGGGAGATCCCACCCGGTCCGCCCGACCCTCGTCGGTCCTCCACCTGACTGGTGTCGATCTCCGCGTTCTCGTTCAGCTCCATGTCGGCTCCAGTTCAACGGGGGGCACCGCTGGTTGATTTACCCGGGTCTGTCCTTGTCTGGTGCTGGAACGGATCCCGTTGGCGGTCCGATACCCCGCGCGCCAGATCGGTAATCCCGGCCCGGGCGCCACCGGCGATCCCGCTGGTCATCGGCGCGGTCTTCGCGCTGGTCGGCGGCATGCTAGATTCCGCGCGTCCCAATCCGCCCTTGTCGCCCCGGTCGTGACGGTCGCTACGGTCGTCGGCGCAGGGCGGAAGTCGGTCGCAGCCCGGACCCGGGGCGGGTTCCGGCGATCACCGTACCGGCCGCGCCGGTCCTACCGAGGAAGTCGCCCTCATGACCACGCTCGCTCCGAACCGACCCACCGAACGCTGGGAACGGTTGCGGCACTGGGGTACGGATCGTACGAGGCGACTGCCCGGGGAGATCGGCCACCTGCTGCGCCGCCACTGGGCCCTCGTCCTGCTCCTGCTGGCCGGTGTGGTGCTGCGGCTACTCGTGGTGATCGCCTACAACCCCGCTCTGTGGTACCAGGGCGACAGCCAGAGCTACCTGGGACTGGCCTACCTCAAGGAGCCCGGCACGATCCGGCCCTACGGGTACAGCTTCTTCCTCAGCCTCCTGTTGGACCTGCACTCGGTTCGACGGATCATCCTGATCCAGCACCTCATGGGGCTGGCCGTGGTGATCGCCGGGTACGTGTTCCTCCAGCGTCGCGGCGTCTCCCGACTGGTCGCCACGCTCGCCGTGGCACCGCTGCTGCTCGACGCGCGTACCGCGGCGCTCGAACACTTCCTGCTCGCCGAGACGCTCTTCACCAGCCTGGTCGTGCTCGGCATGCTGGCGCTGACCTGGCGGCAGGTTCCCGGCTGGCTCGGTGTGCTGGTCGCGGCCGGGGCGTTCTCCTGGGCGGCGACGACCCGGTCGATCGGGATGGTCGCGGCGGTGGTGCCGGTGCTCTACCTGCTTCTGCGTCGGGTGGACTGGCGCAAGACCGGGGCGTTCGTCGCCATCCTGGTGATCACGCTCGGCGGCTACGTGGTCTGGTACCACGGCCACCACGGCCAGTACTCGTTCGGCACGTACGGATCCCGGTTCCTCTGGGCCCGGACCATGACCTTCGTCGACTGCGACAAGCTCGACCTGACCGACGAGGAACGGCTGACCTGCCCCGACCAGCCCATCGACAAGCGGCTTCCGCCGGACATGTACCTGTGGGGGCCGGGCAGCAAGGCGGAGTTCAAGACCATGCCGGACGAGGTGTTCGGCTCCTTCGCCAAGAAGGCGATCCTGGGTCAGCCCCTCGACTACCTGCAGCTCGTCGCCAAGGAGACCTGGCAGACGGTACGACCGGGGCCGTACCCCGACGACCGCGTCGCCTGCATCGCGAGCGTCTGGGACTTCCCGAAGATGGACGACACCGGCTGCGCACCCCACATGGCACCGCAGAACCCGGCCAAGCGCCGCTTCGCCGGGCTGGCCCGGGACCACGAGCACGCGCTGATGAACCCGCTCAACCGCTACTCGGCGGTGGCCACCGTGCCGGCGACCCTCGTCGGCCTCTGCTTCCTGCTCGCCGTGGTGCTCGCCTTCTACCGCCCCAGAGCCTCGAGTTGGCGCGACTACCTGAACCCGCTGGCCTGGGTGACCCTGGCCTTCGGCATGATCATCGGCAGTGTCGCCACGTCGATGATCGACCCCCGCTACACCGTGCCGTCGCTACCCCTGGGGGTGATCGGCGCCGCGTTGGCGTGGCAGCGGTTCCGGGCCGCCCGGCAGGCACCCGACCCGGCCACGCCGCAACCGTCCGTGCCGTCGCAGTCCTCCGGGGCACCGGAGACGTCGACGGCGGCGGCCTCGGCGGAAACGACCGTTTCCGCCACCGGATCCGAGCCGCCCACGGACGTGCCGGCGCGGTGACGGCTCGGTGACGCCGGCCGGGTAACGCTGGCCCGTGTGACGATCGACGTGCACGGCCATCTGAGCCCGCCCGAATCGAGGCTGCGCTATCCGATGCCCCGTACGCTCGGGCAGGTCGAGGAGATGATCTCCGCGAAGCTCGCCTGCGGCGTACGGGCCACCATTATCGGGAGCCCGGTCGGCGGCGGAGCGATGGTTCCCCTGCCGGGGGTCGACAACTACGCGCAGAGCGAGGACGACCTGGCCCGCCACGACGCGTGGCTGGCGGGCCTGGTCGACCGGTACCCCGAACGGCTGCGCGCGTACGTCTACGTCAACCCGTTCGGCGGAGCCGCGCACCTGCACCGGGTGGCGCAGACCGTACGCCAGCCGCAGTTCGTCGGGTTGATCGCGAACACCAGCGTCGCCGGCCGCTACCTGGACGCACCCGAGGCGGAGGACTTCTTCGCCCTCGCGGCGGAGGTGGACCTCCCCGTCCTGCTGCACCCACCCGCGAAGCCGGCGGCCGGTGCCGGCCTGGAGAACCTGCTGCTGATCGAGCAGTTGGGGCGGTTCGGTGACGTCACCATCGGGTTGGCCTGTTGCGTGCTCGGCGGTTGGTTGGACCGTTTTCCCGGGCTGAAGCTGATCGGTCCGACCGCGGGCGGTGCCCTCGGACTTCTGGTCGAGAAGCTCGACCGGATCATGCGGCCCACGCACTGGGACGGTGCTCCCGCGCCGCCGCAGGGCCCGTCGCCGCAGCAGGACCGCCCAGCGGCCGGCACGGCCCGAAGCGCCATGGGGCCGCCCCGGCTGATGCGGCGGCTGGCCGCGCTCGCCGCCCCGCCGAGCAGTTACCTGCCCCGGATCTGGGTGGACACGGCCACGCCGAGCGCGAACGCGGTCGACCTGGCGCTGCGGATCTTCGGCCCGGACCGGGTGCTGTTCGGCACCGACTCACCGCCGCTGCCGCACTCCGAGTCGGGAGCCACGCTCGACCTGCTCGACCGGCTCGGTGTGACCGGTGCGGTGCGGGACGGGATCGGCGAGGGCAATGCCCTGGCCCTGTTCGGCGACCGACTGCCGCCGGCCCCGAGAGACGCCGTGGCGAGTGGCCGCTGACGACCCGGGTGGGCGTCCCGCCGCACGGGACGCCCACCGACGGTCAGTGGGTGAAGAGGTTCACCGCGGTCCGCGCGGTCTGCACCACGCCGTAGCCGAGCAGGACGACGACGAGCAGCCAGGAGAGGGTGAGGCGGAGCCGCTGCCGGCCGACCGTCGGCTGGGTGTCCTCCGTTGCGGTCATCGGCTTGGCTCCTTCTGCGCGACGGTGCTGGCGGGTTCGGCCGGGACGTGCGGGGCGAGCGGTTCGTGGAAGCGCTCGGGCACCGGGCGGATGAGCAGGTTCGCCACGAACCCCACCGCCAGTACGCCGACCATGGTGAGCAGCGCCGGGCGGTAGGCG
The Micromonospora pisi DNA segment above includes these coding regions:
- a CDS encoding sugar isomerase domain-containing protein; this translates as MTTTTISAPAYLTAVTTAIGRVTESQSDGVRAAATLITTALDHGGVVQAFGCGHSEALSMEIAGRAGGLVPTNKIALRDLVLYGGADRSVLDDPLLERDPAVAHRLYELAPVKPDDVFVLTSNSGVNGVIVEFALLVKERGHRLIGITSLDHTARVESRHPSGRRLADIADVVLDNGAPYGDAALPIPGGGAVGAISSITGALLAQQIVTEVVAHLLAAGQTPPIYLSANVPGGDTHNNELEARYAGRIRRTA
- the ngcE gene encoding N-acetylglucosamine/diacetylchitobiose ABC transporter substrate-binding protein codes for the protein MDPSSTPVVRRTSRRRLLQAAGVGLAAPALTGCVTSGGNDDDAAVAKGRTSAENPLGVPEKTPLEVVIFKGGYGDAYATNAEALYQQRHPGATIDHKGIQKVGEALQPRFVADTPPDVVDNTGAGRLDLATLVGAGKLTDLAELLDAPSIDDPARKLRDTLLPGVVEDGTLDGKVYSLNFTYTAWGLWYSKPLFDRHGWSYPTTWEAMLALCAEIKKAGIAPWTYQGKYPEYLNDPLLAMAAKAGGQDLVRAVDNLQPGAWKQQPLLDAAGAVAELAGRGYLLSGSEALSHTESQAAWSQGKAAFIPCGSWLEAEQKGITPDGFDMVMGAVPALGAGDKLPFGALLAASSESFLVPAKAKNPRGGLEFLRILFSQPAARKFAELNSTLPSVAGATDGLTVSTGLGSVRGAVAAAGTNTFTYRFRTWYAPLAKAVDDATGELATRRISPAQWADRIQQAADAIAKDTTVTKYRR
- a CDS encoding MurR/RpiR family transcriptional regulator, encoding MEESGLLGRVRTELSALPVALQRVAEQILIAPEEAARATIIDLAERAGTSTATVTRFCRVFGYRGYAQLRVAIATETGRAAQARWDTDIDREIGPDDPLDHLLEVVANADARAIQDTAGRVDLAAVDRVAAAVAQAQRVDLFGFGSSGNAAREMAFRLERIRIPVWHRADAHSALTNAALLGPGDVAIGLSHSGRTREVIEVLAEAADHGALTVAVTSFPRSPLAEVADVVMTTAVQETTFRLAALSALHSQLLVLDLIYVAVAQRTYQRTTEAFEVTARAVDAHRLPDESHRAVRRRVKTTEGS
- a CDS encoding gamma carbonic anhydrase family protein, with the translated sequence MWTDGLVLDYQDRSPEIDPAAWVAPGSAVIGSVRLAAGSSVWYGSVLRGDTEQITIGAGSNIQDGCVVHADPGFPTTVGSGVSVGHRAVLHGCTVEDGALVGMGSVVLNGARIGAGSLVAAGAVVLAGTVVPPGSLVAGVPGRVRRELTEPERADLGRTARQYVERSRAHAESARPSGQGLNRD
- a CDS encoding carbohydrate ABC transporter permease is translated as MTALVDRPARPATGPPPSGPVARPGRVTDRAAHLFLVGWAVLVTVPLLWAVLSSLKTDREILTSPWTLPAQPQFDNWSRAWTQASIGTYFVNSAIVVGCALVLTMLLGSLVAYALARYTFSGNRLLYYLFVAGILFPVFLALVPLFFVVKQLGLIGTYPGLILVYSAYALPFTVFFLHSFFRTLPTAIAEAAFLDGCSHAGVFFRVMLPLARPGLVSIAIFNFLGLWNQYLLPLVLNPDPDRYVLAQGLAALSVSQGYRSDWSGLFAGLTIAMLPVLAAYVLFQRQIRSGLTAGAVK
- a CDS encoding carbohydrate ABC transporter permease — encoded protein: MAAMRHGKYRFLAGAILPGLLLYAVFVLSPYAQAFYLSLTDWTGVSGQVTFVGLENYQRLLDDRSFLAALRNNGLMLLVVPLATIALGLLLAALVNFGGRRGSTMLAGIRGAEFYKIAYFFPQLLSLPIIAMLWQFVYHPNEGLLNGFLRAVGLDALARAWLGEPGLALWAVMAVLVWSSVGFYMVLFSAAMESIPRDVLEAAVLDGAGRLATLRRVIVPLLWDNVQVAFVYLGVLALDGFAIVQIMTVGPGGPDGATEVIGLGLYRSAFTYGKFGYAAAMGVALFFLTLAFAAIALRASRRERVELS
- a CDS encoding carbohydrate-binding protein produces the protein MSTKPTARSLAAGAAAVLAAGTLAGLTATASAGTAPSDAPAIAANCGVLFDDFAYSSSSDPAIAARNWTVRTNSGGPGVPGAAWPAANVSFPTDAGQKVLQLTAKTDGTAGGTSHSEFFHQRKFFEGTYASRVRFADTPSSGPDGDHLVETFFTITPLDRPLDPNYGEIDFEYLPNGGWGEQGPIFYQTTWETYQNEPWQADNTHTAQRTSFNGWHDLVFTVSDGRVKYYVDGVQVADHGDRYYPETPMSINFNLWFIDLTGRTGTGLATYVQQVDYLYYADREVITTAEAKSRVTAYRSAGTNHVDTVGTGGTCPTTPPTSTPTTRPPTTPPTTRPPTTPPTTAPPANCAAAPAWDWGTVYLEGARVKHNGRLWQANWWTQGSEPGLTAQWRDLGRC
- a CDS encoding N-acetylglucosamine kinase, producing MTTPLVLGADAGGTTTRAVVATLDGRIVGRGRSDAGNPVAVDPVEAAAALGAAIGSALTGHDPSRVVGGVVGLAGVSRLADPSVGAVYAGHWSRLGLSCPVRPVGDALVAFAAGTPANTGTVLIAGTGAVAAVLHEGNIIRIADGLGWLLGDEGSGYWLGLAAVKATARALYRGTPPRDGSLGGAVCAQVGTTEPDTFVTRIYQLSRDRVAAIAPAVARTARDGDPDARHILRTAAHRLADTLVSLHPAPGPVVLAGGVLGGVPEIRENVQRQLADRLGQPGVIAGDGAAGAAWLATRLVEPRAGNGIHARLVSPG
- a CDS encoding putative quinol monooxygenase; translation: MIFITAKFRILPEYADQWIEIAGDFTRATRAEEGCLWFDWSRSVDDPTEYVLVEAFRDGDAGAAHVQSEHFRQAQRELPSHLAETPRIVNTTIPQDDWSLLGEMAVPERH